The following proteins are encoded in a genomic region of Paralichthys olivaceus isolate ysfri-2021 chromosome 23, ASM2471397v2, whole genome shotgun sequence:
- the LOC109632743 gene encoding E3 ubiquitin-protein ligase TRIM39-like, translated as MASASILLSEERFLCSVCLDVFTDPVSMPCGHNFCSACIHTYWDSRDTCQCPLCKRTFSTRPELQVNTVISELAEEFKKMVQVKASTPGPQLPSVDVLCDICSEIKEKAVKSCLTCLTSFCELHLEPHRRVAGLAGHKLLEPVKNLDDRMCKTHNKMTELYCCMEQAFICVLCLKDNHKGHNAVPLEEHYEKVAATKDEAQAKIQKLIQTRIEKIAEIEKLLDVSEVDSEKEEKATVQVFTDLIHFIQASQAEVVEAIEERHSAIKQKGEEFLKELRREITELESRSSQLEHLSQSEDHYYFLQSFPTLSKPPHKNCPDTDLRPNLSFEATRGDVTRLHQRVDEIMENIPEIKMKRIREHAVDLTLDPDTANCALIISEDGKQVKDEWKGQKVSSNPKRFDKCSEVLAKEGFTTGKFYFEVQVKGKTCWSVGVVRESVDRKNDVKLSTENGFWTFGLDEGKYSSSANSNNVVLKEELQKLGVFVDHDKGLVSFYNADSKSCICSLISHCYREKLYPYFCPQPNENGRNSAPLIITPVQTH; from the coding sequence ATGGCTTCGGCCAGCATTCTGTTGTCAGAGGAGAGGTTCCTGTGCTCCGTCTGCCTGGACGTGTTCACAGACCCAGTCTCGATGCCGTGTGGGCACAACTTCTGCAGCGCATGTATCCACACGTACTGGGACAGCAGGGACACTTGCCAGTGCCCGCTGTGCAAAAGGACATTCTCCACAAGACCTGAACTCCAAGTCAACACCGTCATCTCTGAGTTAGCTGAGGAGTTTAAAAAGATGGTTCAAGTCAAAGCCTCAACTCCAGGCCCACAGCTTCCATCGGTCGACGTTCTTTGTGACATCTGCTCTGAGATAAAGGAAAAGGCTGTTAAATCTTGCCTGACGTGCCTGACTTCCTTCTGTGAGTTGCACCTGGAGCCACATCGGAGAGTTGCTGGGCTCGCAGGCCACAAATTATTAGAGCCAGTGAAGAATCTCGACGACAGGATGTGCAAGACACACAACAAGATGACAGAGCTGTACTGCTGCATGGAGCAGGCCTTCATTTGCGTCCTGTGTTTGAAAGACAATCACAAGGGTCACAACGCTGTCCCCCTGGAGGAGCATTACGAAAAGGTGGCTGCGACAAAAGATGAGGCACAGGCAAAAATCCAGAAGTTGATACAAACACGGATTGAGAAGATAGCGGAGATTGAAAAATTACTCGATGTCAGTGAGGTAGAttctgaaaaagaggaaaaagccACCGTGCAGGTGTTTACCGACTTGATCCATTTCATTCAGGCGAGCCAGGCCGAGGTTGTTGAGGCGATCGAGGAGAGGCACAGTGCAATAAAGCAAAAGGGTGAAGAGTTTCTCAAAGAACTGAGGAGGGAAATTACTGAGCTCGAAAGCCGAAGCAGTCAGCTGGAGCATCTGTCACAGTCAGAGGACCACTATTATTTCCTCCAGAGCTTCCCGACCTTGTCCAAACCTCCGCACAAGAACTGCCCCGACACAGATCTCCGCCCTAACCTGTCTTTCGAGGCAACGCGAGGAGACGTGACTCGGCTGCATCAGAGAGTTGATGAAATAATGGAAAACATTCCTgagatcaaaatgaaaagaatcagaGAACATGCGGTTGACTTGACCCTTGACCCCGACACTGCAAATTGCGCACTTATCATAAGCGAAGATGGAAAACAAGTTAAAGATGAATGGAAAGGGCAGAAAGTTAGCAGCAATCCAAAGAGATTTGATAAATGTTCTGAGGTTTTGGCAAAAGAGGGATTCACGACAGGGAAATTTTACTTTGAGGTGCAGGTGAAAGGAAAGACGTGTTGGAGCGTTGGCGTGGTCAGGGAGTCGGTGGATAGAAAGAATGATGTAAAGCTGTCAACTGAAAATGGATTTTGGACCTTTGGGTTGGATGAGGGCAAATATTCCTCATCTGCAAACTCAAACAATGTAGTATTGAAAGAAGAGCTTCAGAAGTTGGGCGTTTTTGTAGACCATGACAAAGGTTTGGTTTCTTTTTACAATGCAGACTCTAAATCATGCATCTGTTCTTTGATAAGCCATTGTTATAGAGAGAAACTTTATCCGTACTTCTGCCCTCAGCCAAACGAAAATGGAAGAAACTCCGCCCCTCTCATCATAACACCTGTACAAACGCACTAG
- the prmt8b gene encoding protein arginine N-methyltransferase 8-B has translation MGLRHSSRCLLLRRKMAEADSSERQQPVTAPLSQSAQPSPLPKPVPTTHHMSCVPHTPHVAALSTCPSRGKIAKFLSPEEMTSRDYYFDSYAHFGIHEEMLKDEVRTLTYRNAMYHNKHVFKDKIVLDVGSGTGILSMFAANAGAKHVYGIECSSISEYSEKIIKSNHLHNVITIFKGKVEEVELPVEKVDIIISEWMGYCLFYESMLNTVIFARDKWLKPGGLMFPDRAALYVVAIEDRQYKDFKIHWWENVYGFDMSCIRNVAIREPLVDVVDTKQVVTNSCLLKEVDIYTVKPEDLSFTSAFCLQIQRNDYVHALVTYFNIEFTKCHKKTGFSTAPDAPSTHWKQTVFYLEDYLTVKKGEEIFGSITVRPNEKNVRDLEFTLELDFKGQLCEAAISHDYKMR, from the exons ATGGGACTGAGGCATTCGTCGCGGTGTTTGCTGCTGCGGCGGAAGATGGCGGAGGCGGACAGCTCGGAG CGGCAGCAGCCTGTGACGGCCCCACTCTCTCAGTCTGCTCAGCCCTCCCCGCTGCCTAAACCAGTGCCTACCACTCACCACATGTCCTGCGTCCCCCACACGCCTCATGTAGCAGCCTTGTCCACCTGTCCCAGTAGGGGCAAGATCGCCAAGTTCCTCAGCCCCGAGGAAATGACATCACGGGACTACTACTTTGACTCTTACGCCCACTTTGGCATCCATGAG GAGATGCTGAAAGACGAGGTGCGGACGCTGACCTACCGGAACGCCATGTACCACAACAAGCACGTGTTCAAGGACAAAATCGTCCTGGACGTTGGGAGTGGAACGGGGATCCTCTCCATGTTCGCTGCCAACGCCGGTGCCAAACACGTGTACGGG ATAGAATGTTCAAGTATATCTGAATACTCCGAGAAGATCATCAAGTCGAATCACCTGCACAATG TCATCACCATCTTCAAGGgcaaggtggaggaggtggagctccCCGTGGAGAAGGTGGACATCATCATCTCCGAGTGGATGGGCTACTGCCTCTTCTACGAGTCCATGCTCAACACCGTCATATTTGCCAGGGACAAGTGGCTG AAACCCGGAGGCCTGATGTTCCCTGACCGGGCCGCTCTCTATGTCGTCGCCATCGAAGACAGGCAGTACAAGGATTTCAAGATTCACT ggtGGGAAAACGTGTACGGATTCGACATGAGCTGCATTCGCAACGTGGCCATCAGAGAGCCTCTGGTGGATGTGGTAGATACCAAGCAGGTGGTGACCAACTCCTGCCTCCTGAAG GAAGTGGACATCTACACTGTGAAGCCAGAGGACCTGTCCTTCACCTCAGCCTTCTGTCTGCAGATTCAACGCAATGATTACGTCCACGCCCTGGTCACTTACTTCAACATCGAGTTCACCAAGTGTCACAAGAAGACAGGATTTTCCACCG ctccAGATGCTCCCAGCACTCACTGGAAGCAGACGGTGTTTTACTTGGAGGACTACTTAACTGTCAAGAAGGGAGAGGAGATCTTTGGCAGCATCACCGTCCGGCCCAATGAGAAGAATGTG CGTGACCTGGAGTTCACCCTGGAGCTGGACTTCAAAGGACAACTCTGCGAGGCCGCCATCTCCCACGACTATAAAATGCGTTAG
- the cracr2ab gene encoding EF-hand calcium-binding domain-containing protein 4B isoform X2, whose amino-acid sequence MEEECRVNGFGLNPGRRSSDWGRIALLDKTKEFFQTCDVEGKGFITRTDMRRLHRELPLSAAELEDVFDSLDTERTGYLTLEVFSSGFSQFLHGRRISIADDHNKAPSPTCGAKEALYQSQWEAKLLGGEDEEERHFSMLLESLGASNVFEDPGEVRSLWAQLRRDEPHLLSNFEEFLARVTHQIKEAHQDKREMESALQRKAATHDSEIRHLYEEMEAQIKNEKDRLLLKDSERLQLRSQDLEHQLFSKEKELEQIFQKQKRLELQCRELSSEKQESHVENVKLKMTNDELLRALECTSQELGLAQEQLTVLQEQAARLHQEKEMEMYRVTEGLQREKQSLMKQLDLLREMNKHLKDERDICCGVPRTSLRKKQKQRAGVANMFDDTSQPVKRAPLLVDGSFQSLEALPIEHLHIVFVASSSCSEDDTTATPPTNTSSSSTVSAPACQQRPAAKKNSSLSNGFANSAPPKVHDVKTKAKKWPSKVAPVKRVTRKDREGGRRVEVEKKTGVEEEALDGPIDGWPLRRVISIEEDHLPHLLQGGPQLLLHQLSEEEDEEDDDEEEDAGAAQSDIESSVVVAADVLATQTPSRIPVSVEAPMARKSRLALAKKTPISPRGQPVGKETKPTREVELFAPDRLFKVVLVGNSSVGKTSLLRSFCEGRFHPATTATVGIDYSVKTLTLDNLQVAMQLWDTAGQERYRSITKQFFRKADGVVVMYDVTEEESFSAVRPWLINVQEAAGEGIPVLLIGNKMDMDGERQVSFKEAEQLAYDNKVMFFEVSAYTGKNVTESLTHLARVLMEQEDRVRDTTVSLSAQPMKKKACCK is encoded by the exons ATGGAGGAGGAGTGCAGGGTGAACGGCTTCGGACTGAACCCAGGCAGGAGGAGCTCGGACTGGGGTCGCATCGCCCTGCTGGACAAGACCAAGGAGTTCTTCCAGACCTGCGACGTGGAGGGCAAAGGCTTCATCACCCGCACCGACATGAGG AGGCTCCACAGAGAGCTGCCGCTGTCTGCGGCCGAGCTGGAGGACGTGTTCGACTCCCTGGACACAGAGCGAACAGGTTACCTCACGCTGGAGGTCTTCTCCTCAGGATTCA GTCAGTTCCTGCACGGCCGAAGGATCTCCATCGCAGACGACCACAATAAAGCCCCCAGCCCCACGTGCGGAGCCAAGGAGGCTCTTTATCAGAGCCAGTGGGAGGCCAAGCTGTTAGGaggggaggacgaggaggagaggcaCTTCTCTATGCTGCTGGAGAGCCTGGGAGCCAGCAACGTGTTTGAGGA TCCAGGTGAGGTGCGCAGTCTCTGGGCGCAGCTCCGGCGAGACGAGCCTCACCTCCTGTCCAACTTTGAGGAGTTCCTGGCCAGGGTCACCCACCAAATAAAAGAGGCCCACCAGGacaaaagagagatggagagcgCCCTCCAGAG GAAGGCTGCAACACACGACAGCGAGATCCGCCATTTGTACGAGGAGATGGAGGCGCAGATCAAAAACGAGAAAGacaggctgctgctgaag GACTCTGAGCGTCTTCAGTTGCGCAGCCAGGACCTGGAGCACCAACTGTTTTCAaaggagaaggagctggagcagaTTTTCCAGAAACAGAAGCGG TTAGAGCTCCAGTGCCGCGAGCTGAGCAGCGAGAAGCAGGAGAGCCACGTGGAGAACGTTAAGCTGAAGATGACCAACGACGAGCTGCTGCGGGCGCTGGAGTGCACCAGCCAGGAGCTGGGGCTGGCCCAGGAGCAGCTGACCGTGCTGCAGGAGCAGGCCGCCCGGCTGCACCAGGAGAAGGAGAt GGAAATGTACAGAGTAACCGAGggcctgcagagagaaaagcaaagtCTCATGAAGCAGCTTGACCTCCTCAG AGAGATGAACAAACATTTGAAGGACGAGCGAGACATTTGCTGCGGTGTA CCCCGCACGTCGCTCagaaagaagcagaagcagagagCGGGCGTGGCCAACATGTTCGACGACACCAGCCAGCCGGTGAAAAG AGCCCCTCTCTTGGTGGACGGGTCCTTCCAGTCTCTGGAGGCCTTGCCTATAGAGCACCTTCATATCGTGTTTgttgcttcctcctcctgtaGTGAGGATGATACTACTGCTACACCCCCAACCaatacctcctcctcctccactgtcaGCGCCCCTGCGTGTCAGCAGCGTCCTGCAGCCAAGAAAAACTCCAGTTTATCCAACGGCTTCGCCAACTCTGCTCCTCCCAAAGTGCACGATGTGAAGACGAAAGCCAAAAAGTGGCCCAGCAAGGTGGCTCCAGTGAAGAGGGTGACaaggaaagacagagaaggagggaggcgAGTGGAAGTCGAGAAGAAGacaggggtggaggaggaggcgttGGACGGCCCAATAGACGGCTGGCCCCTCCGTCGAGTCATCTCCATCGAGGAGGACCACCTACCCCACCTGCTCCAGGGCGGGCCCCAGCTCCTACTGCACCagctgagtgaggaggaggatgaggaggacgacgatgaggaggaagatgcaGGGGCAGCACAGAGTGACATTGAATCTAGTGTTGTCGTGGCAGCAGACGTCCTCGCCACCCAAACCCCCAGTCGTATTCCAGTATCAGTAGAAGCTCCCATGGCGAGGAAATCCCGCCTCGCTCTGGCAAAAAAGACGCCCATTTCTCCGAGAGGACAGCCTGTAGGGAAGGAGACGAAACCA ACGAGAGAAGTGGAACTCTTCGCCCCGGACCGCCTCTTTAAAGTCGTCCTGGTCGGCAACTCCAGCGTGGGCAAGACGTCGCTGCTGCGCTCCTTCTGTGAGGGTCGTTTCCACCCGGCCACCACTGCTACTGTGG GTATTGACTACAGTGTGAAGACGTTAACCCTGGACAACCTGCAGGTAGCCATGCAGCTCTGGGACACAGCGGGTCAAGAGAg GTACCGCAGCATAACCAAGCAGTTCTTCCGCAAAGCCGACGGCGTGGTGGTGATGTACGACGTCACGGAGGAGGAGAGCTTCTCGGCCGTGCGACCCTGGCTCATCAACGTCCag gaagctgcaggagaagggATCCCTGTCCTCCTTATAGGCAATAAAATGGACATGGATGGAGAGAGGCAGGTGTCATTCAAAGAGGCCGAGCAACTGGCTTAT GACAACAAGGTGATGTTCTTCGAGGTCAGTGCCTACACAGGCAAGAACGTGACAGAGTCCCTGACGCACCTGGCCAG AGTGTTAATGGAGCAGGAGGACAGGGTGAGAGACACGACAGTCAGCCTCAGTGCTCAGCCCATGAAGAAGAAAGCCTGCTGCAAGTGA
- the cracr2ab gene encoding EF-hand calcium-binding domain-containing protein 4B isoform X1 produces MEEECRVNGFGLNPGRRSSDWGRIALLDKTKEFFQTCDVEGKGFITRTDMRRLHRELPLSAAELEDVFDSLDTERTGYLTLEVFSSGFSQFLHGRRISIADDHNKAPSPTCGAKEALYQSQWEAKLLGGEDEEERHFSMLLESLGASNVFEDPGEVRSLWAQLRRDEPHLLSNFEEFLARVTHQIKEAHQDKREMESALQRKAATHDSEIRHLYEEMEAQIKNEKDRLLLKDSERLQLRSQDLEHQLFSKEKELEQIFQKQKRLELQCRELSSEKQESHVENVKLKMTNDELLRALECTSQELGLAQEQLTVLQEQAARLHQEKEMEMYRVTEGLQREKQSLMKQLDLLREMNKHLKDERDICCGVPRTSLRKKQKQRAGVANMFDDTSQPVKRAPLLVDGSFQSLEALPIEHLHIVFVASSSCSEDDTTATPPTNTSSSSTVSAPACQQRPAAKKNSSLSNGFANSAPPKVHDVKTKAKKWPSKVAPVKRVTRKDREGGRRVEVEKKTGVEEEALDGPIDGWPLRRVISIEEDHLPHLLQGGPQLLLHQLSEEEDEEDDDEEEDAGAAQSDIESSVVVAADVLATQTPSRIPVSVEAPMARKSRLALAKKTPISPRGQPVGKETKPKTREVELFAPDRLFKVVLVGNSSVGKTSLLRSFCEGRFHPATTATVGIDYSVKTLTLDNLQVAMQLWDTAGQERYRSITKQFFRKADGVVVMYDVTEEESFSAVRPWLINVQEAAGEGIPVLLIGNKMDMDGERQVSFKEAEQLAYDNKVMFFEVSAYTGKNVTESLTHLARVLMEQEDRVRDTTVSLSAQPMKKKACCK; encoded by the exons ATGGAGGAGGAGTGCAGGGTGAACGGCTTCGGACTGAACCCAGGCAGGAGGAGCTCGGACTGGGGTCGCATCGCCCTGCTGGACAAGACCAAGGAGTTCTTCCAGACCTGCGACGTGGAGGGCAAAGGCTTCATCACCCGCACCGACATGAGG AGGCTCCACAGAGAGCTGCCGCTGTCTGCGGCCGAGCTGGAGGACGTGTTCGACTCCCTGGACACAGAGCGAACAGGTTACCTCACGCTGGAGGTCTTCTCCTCAGGATTCA GTCAGTTCCTGCACGGCCGAAGGATCTCCATCGCAGACGACCACAATAAAGCCCCCAGCCCCACGTGCGGAGCCAAGGAGGCTCTTTATCAGAGCCAGTGGGAGGCCAAGCTGTTAGGaggggaggacgaggaggagaggcaCTTCTCTATGCTGCTGGAGAGCCTGGGAGCCAGCAACGTGTTTGAGGA TCCAGGTGAGGTGCGCAGTCTCTGGGCGCAGCTCCGGCGAGACGAGCCTCACCTCCTGTCCAACTTTGAGGAGTTCCTGGCCAGGGTCACCCACCAAATAAAAGAGGCCCACCAGGacaaaagagagatggagagcgCCCTCCAGAG GAAGGCTGCAACACACGACAGCGAGATCCGCCATTTGTACGAGGAGATGGAGGCGCAGATCAAAAACGAGAAAGacaggctgctgctgaag GACTCTGAGCGTCTTCAGTTGCGCAGCCAGGACCTGGAGCACCAACTGTTTTCAaaggagaaggagctggagcagaTTTTCCAGAAACAGAAGCGG TTAGAGCTCCAGTGCCGCGAGCTGAGCAGCGAGAAGCAGGAGAGCCACGTGGAGAACGTTAAGCTGAAGATGACCAACGACGAGCTGCTGCGGGCGCTGGAGTGCACCAGCCAGGAGCTGGGGCTGGCCCAGGAGCAGCTGACCGTGCTGCAGGAGCAGGCCGCCCGGCTGCACCAGGAGAAGGAGAt GGAAATGTACAGAGTAACCGAGggcctgcagagagaaaagcaaagtCTCATGAAGCAGCTTGACCTCCTCAG AGAGATGAACAAACATTTGAAGGACGAGCGAGACATTTGCTGCGGTGTA CCCCGCACGTCGCTCagaaagaagcagaagcagagagCGGGCGTGGCCAACATGTTCGACGACACCAGCCAGCCGGTGAAAAG AGCCCCTCTCTTGGTGGACGGGTCCTTCCAGTCTCTGGAGGCCTTGCCTATAGAGCACCTTCATATCGTGTTTgttgcttcctcctcctgtaGTGAGGATGATACTACTGCTACACCCCCAACCaatacctcctcctcctccactgtcaGCGCCCCTGCGTGTCAGCAGCGTCCTGCAGCCAAGAAAAACTCCAGTTTATCCAACGGCTTCGCCAACTCTGCTCCTCCCAAAGTGCACGATGTGAAGACGAAAGCCAAAAAGTGGCCCAGCAAGGTGGCTCCAGTGAAGAGGGTGACaaggaaagacagagaaggagggaggcgAGTGGAAGTCGAGAAGAAGacaggggtggaggaggaggcgttGGACGGCCCAATAGACGGCTGGCCCCTCCGTCGAGTCATCTCCATCGAGGAGGACCACCTACCCCACCTGCTCCAGGGCGGGCCCCAGCTCCTACTGCACCagctgagtgaggaggaggatgaggaggacgacgatgaggaggaagatgcaGGGGCAGCACAGAGTGACATTGAATCTAGTGTTGTCGTGGCAGCAGACGTCCTCGCCACCCAAACCCCCAGTCGTATTCCAGTATCAGTAGAAGCTCCCATGGCGAGGAAATCCCGCCTCGCTCTGGCAAAAAAGACGCCCATTTCTCCGAGAGGACAGCCTGTAGGGAAGGAGACGAAACCA AAGACGAGAGAAGTGGAACTCTTCGCCCCGGACCGCCTCTTTAAAGTCGTCCTGGTCGGCAACTCCAGCGTGGGCAAGACGTCGCTGCTGCGCTCCTTCTGTGAGGGTCGTTTCCACCCGGCCACCACTGCTACTGTGG GTATTGACTACAGTGTGAAGACGTTAACCCTGGACAACCTGCAGGTAGCCATGCAGCTCTGGGACACAGCGGGTCAAGAGAg GTACCGCAGCATAACCAAGCAGTTCTTCCGCAAAGCCGACGGCGTGGTGGTGATGTACGACGTCACGGAGGAGGAGAGCTTCTCGGCCGTGCGACCCTGGCTCATCAACGTCCag gaagctgcaggagaagggATCCCTGTCCTCCTTATAGGCAATAAAATGGACATGGATGGAGAGAGGCAGGTGTCATTCAAAGAGGCCGAGCAACTGGCTTAT GACAACAAGGTGATGTTCTTCGAGGTCAGTGCCTACACAGGCAAGAACGTGACAGAGTCCCTGACGCACCTGGCCAG AGTGTTAATGGAGCAGGAGGACAGGGTGAGAGACACGACAGTCAGCCTCAGTGCTCAGCCCATGAAGAAGAAAGCCTGCTGCAAGTGA
- the cracr2ab gene encoding EF-hand calcium-binding domain-containing protein 4B isoform X3, which produces MEEECRVNGFGLNPGRRSSDWGRIALLDKTKEFFQTCDVEGKGFITRTDMRRLHRELPLSAAELEDVFDSLDTERTGYLTLEVFSSGFSQFLHGRRISIADDHNKAPSPTCGAKEALYQSQWEAKLLGGEDEEERHFSMLLESLGASNVFEDPGEVRSLWAQLRRDEPHLLSNFEEFLARVTHQIKEAHQDKREMESALQRKAATHDSEIRHLYEEMEAQIKNEKDRLLLKDSERLQLRSQDLEHQLFSKEKELEQIFQKQKRLELQCRELSSEKQESHVENVKLKMTNDELLRALECTSQELGLAQEQLTVLQEQAARLHQEKEMEMYRVTEGLQREKQSLMKQLDLLREMNKHLKDERDICCGVPRTSLRKKQKQRAGVANMFDDTSQPVKSEDDTTATPPTNTSSSSTVSAPACQQRPAAKKNSSLSNGFANSAPPKVHDVKTKAKKWPSKVAPVKRVTRKDREGGRRVEVEKKTGVEEEALDGPIDGWPLRRVISIEEDHLPHLLQGGPQLLLHQLSEEEDEEDDDEEEDAGAAQSDIESSVVVAADVLATQTPSRIPVSVEAPMARKSRLALAKKTPISPRGQPVGKETKPKTREVELFAPDRLFKVVLVGNSSVGKTSLLRSFCEGRFHPATTATVGIDYSVKTLTLDNLQVAMQLWDTAGQERYRSITKQFFRKADGVVVMYDVTEEESFSAVRPWLINVQEAAGEGIPVLLIGNKMDMDGERQVSFKEAEQLAYDNKVMFFEVSAYTGKNVTESLTHLARVLMEQEDRVRDTTVSLSAQPMKKKACCK; this is translated from the exons ATGGAGGAGGAGTGCAGGGTGAACGGCTTCGGACTGAACCCAGGCAGGAGGAGCTCGGACTGGGGTCGCATCGCCCTGCTGGACAAGACCAAGGAGTTCTTCCAGACCTGCGACGTGGAGGGCAAAGGCTTCATCACCCGCACCGACATGAGG AGGCTCCACAGAGAGCTGCCGCTGTCTGCGGCCGAGCTGGAGGACGTGTTCGACTCCCTGGACACAGAGCGAACAGGTTACCTCACGCTGGAGGTCTTCTCCTCAGGATTCA GTCAGTTCCTGCACGGCCGAAGGATCTCCATCGCAGACGACCACAATAAAGCCCCCAGCCCCACGTGCGGAGCCAAGGAGGCTCTTTATCAGAGCCAGTGGGAGGCCAAGCTGTTAGGaggggaggacgaggaggagaggcaCTTCTCTATGCTGCTGGAGAGCCTGGGAGCCAGCAACGTGTTTGAGGA TCCAGGTGAGGTGCGCAGTCTCTGGGCGCAGCTCCGGCGAGACGAGCCTCACCTCCTGTCCAACTTTGAGGAGTTCCTGGCCAGGGTCACCCACCAAATAAAAGAGGCCCACCAGGacaaaagagagatggagagcgCCCTCCAGAG GAAGGCTGCAACACACGACAGCGAGATCCGCCATTTGTACGAGGAGATGGAGGCGCAGATCAAAAACGAGAAAGacaggctgctgctgaag GACTCTGAGCGTCTTCAGTTGCGCAGCCAGGACCTGGAGCACCAACTGTTTTCAaaggagaaggagctggagcagaTTTTCCAGAAACAGAAGCGG TTAGAGCTCCAGTGCCGCGAGCTGAGCAGCGAGAAGCAGGAGAGCCACGTGGAGAACGTTAAGCTGAAGATGACCAACGACGAGCTGCTGCGGGCGCTGGAGTGCACCAGCCAGGAGCTGGGGCTGGCCCAGGAGCAGCTGACCGTGCTGCAGGAGCAGGCCGCCCGGCTGCACCAGGAGAAGGAGAt GGAAATGTACAGAGTAACCGAGggcctgcagagagaaaagcaaagtCTCATGAAGCAGCTTGACCTCCTCAG AGAGATGAACAAACATTTGAAGGACGAGCGAGACATTTGCTGCGGTGTA CCCCGCACGTCGCTCagaaagaagcagaagcagagagCGGGCGTGGCCAACATGTTCGACGACACCAGCCAGCCGGTGAAAAG TGAGGATGATACTACTGCTACACCCCCAACCaatacctcctcctcctccactgtcaGCGCCCCTGCGTGTCAGCAGCGTCCTGCAGCCAAGAAAAACTCCAGTTTATCCAACGGCTTCGCCAACTCTGCTCCTCCCAAAGTGCACGATGTGAAGACGAAAGCCAAAAAGTGGCCCAGCAAGGTGGCTCCAGTGAAGAGGGTGACaaggaaagacagagaaggagggaggcgAGTGGAAGTCGAGAAGAAGacaggggtggaggaggaggcgttGGACGGCCCAATAGACGGCTGGCCCCTCCGTCGAGTCATCTCCATCGAGGAGGACCACCTACCCCACCTGCTCCAGGGCGGGCCCCAGCTCCTACTGCACCagctgagtgaggaggaggatgaggaggacgacgatgaggaggaagatgcaGGGGCAGCACAGAGTGACATTGAATCTAGTGTTGTCGTGGCAGCAGACGTCCTCGCCACCCAAACCCCCAGTCGTATTCCAGTATCAGTAGAAGCTCCCATGGCGAGGAAATCCCGCCTCGCTCTGGCAAAAAAGACGCCCATTTCTCCGAGAGGACAGCCTGTAGGGAAGGAGACGAAACCA AAGACGAGAGAAGTGGAACTCTTCGCCCCGGACCGCCTCTTTAAAGTCGTCCTGGTCGGCAACTCCAGCGTGGGCAAGACGTCGCTGCTGCGCTCCTTCTGTGAGGGTCGTTTCCACCCGGCCACCACTGCTACTGTGG GTATTGACTACAGTGTGAAGACGTTAACCCTGGACAACCTGCAGGTAGCCATGCAGCTCTGGGACACAGCGGGTCAAGAGAg GTACCGCAGCATAACCAAGCAGTTCTTCCGCAAAGCCGACGGCGTGGTGGTGATGTACGACGTCACGGAGGAGGAGAGCTTCTCGGCCGTGCGACCCTGGCTCATCAACGTCCag gaagctgcaggagaagggATCCCTGTCCTCCTTATAGGCAATAAAATGGACATGGATGGAGAGAGGCAGGTGTCATTCAAAGAGGCCGAGCAACTGGCTTAT GACAACAAGGTGATGTTCTTCGAGGTCAGTGCCTACACAGGCAAGAACGTGACAGAGTCCCTGACGCACCTGGCCAG AGTGTTAATGGAGCAGGAGGACAGGGTGAGAGACACGACAGTCAGCCTCAGTGCTCAGCCCATGAAGAAGAAAGCCTGCTGCAAGTGA